A genomic region of Candidatus Aminicenantes bacterium contains the following coding sequences:
- the yajC gene encoding preprotein translocase subunit YajC: protein MQNQNMLVQLIPFVVIFGIFYLLIIMPARKKQKQHQNMISSLRGGERIITAGGIFGTVARIMDDRFEIQVDGNTKLQITKSSIASVLEVGGDKNK, encoded by the coding sequence ATGCAGAACCAGAATATGCTGGTGCAACTCATTCCATTTGTCGTTATCTTCGGCATTTTTTACCTGCTGATCATCATGCCGGCCCGCAAGAAGCAGAAACAGCACCAGAACATGATCAGTTCCCTCCGCGGCGGGGAGCGCATCATCACCGCCGGCGGCATCTTCGGAACCGTTGCCCGCATCATGGATGACCGCTTCGAGATCCAGGTGGACGGCAACACCAAGCTGCAGATCACCAAGTCGTCCATCGCCTCGGTCCTGGAAGTGGGCGGCGACAAAAACAAATAG